A region of Solanum dulcamara chromosome 7, daSolDulc1.2, whole genome shotgun sequence DNA encodes the following proteins:
- the LOC129896724 gene encoding 60S ribosomal protein L36-2-like — MAPPNTGLAVGLNKGHIVTKKELAPRPSDRKGKTSKRIHFVRNLIREVAGFAPYEKRITELLKVGKDKRALKVAKRKLGTHKRAKKKREEMSSVLRKMRATGGGEKKK; from the exons ATGGCGCCGCCGAACACAGGATTAGCCGTGGGATTAAACAAAGGACACATTGTAACCAAGAAGGAGCTAGCTCCACGCCCTTCTGACAGGAAAGGG AAAACAAGCAAAAGAATCCACTTCGTCAGGAACCTCATCAGAGAAGTCGCTGGATTTGCTCCATATGAGAAGAGGATTACTGAGCTTCTTAAAGTTGGCAAGGACAAGCGTGCATTGAAGGTAGCCAAGAGGAAGTTGGGTACTCACAAGAGggcaaagaagaagagagaggagaTGTCTAGCGTTCTCCGTAAGATGAG GGCCACCGGAGGTGGTGAAAAGAAGAAGTGA
- the LOC129893803 gene encoding uncharacterized protein LOC129893803 isoform X1, giving the protein MSSLTTTWCPNSFQLRLAFSSKKPSAVFARMRFGKLDYRGVRLVSITMNSVSNGGVEKKNAGGVNSTSSADDFAGWSGADGAEKPSDSQGKQSIAGIVGAGVAGIILVSGLTFAALSISRRSSTRIKQQMEPLTAQQEMSIDSDNHNDTVQEEKVLDDNEFKDNSGEEFQAGKSKDPSLYTENVGAIDSRISGDTDDGNPSSVGVFVDETHSQHDLDDRKASDDAVVASEAISESPEATFVTSSYESEEDSLGAGKPEPTTEPEQRNYNDDEVAAASVINPNSTYEIDNQVGASILEGPGHSETSLDSPRTEPSNLNSTVNPQSAALLEPMITHEVYVETQSSFSTNNVDPSEMLEVPSDGDKSPFEVHKSNRDEVPGTTLVSTTAYDHLGNDFKAMNASRSSFYSTDPGDVFTSAGIPAPSTISPALQAPPGRVLVPASFDQVQGQALSALQALKVIESDVQPGDLCTRREYARWLVSASSALSRTTVSKVYPAMYIENVTDLAFDDITPEDPDFPSIQGLAEAGLLSSKLSRRDMQSSLDDDQSSVFFCPESPLSRQDLVSWKMAIEKRQLPIVDQKSMQRVSGFIDVDKIHPDAWPALVADLSSGEQGIVALAFGYTRLFQPDKPVTKAQAAIALATGEASDIVGEELARIEAESMAEKAVSAHNALVAEVEKDVNASFEKELLLEREKIDAVEKLAEEARRELESLRAQREEENLALMKERAAVDSEMEILSRLRRGVEEQLQTLMSDKLEISYDKERIEKLRKDAEFETQEIARLQYELEVERKALSLARTWAEDEAKKAREQAKALEEARDRWQKQGIKVVVDNDLQEEANAGVTWQNAGNQSVESTVNRAETLVDKLKEMADTVRGKSRETIHMIIEKIMLLITMLKEWALKAGRETVELKDAALSKMGNSVQGLQQSSAEAGLAFKDGVKRFADDCRGGVEKISQKFKT; this is encoded by the exons atGAGTTCTTTGACTACAACATGGTGTCCAAACTCTTTTCAGCTTCGGTTAGCATTCAGCAGCAAAAAGCCTTCGGCAGTTTTTGCAAGAATGCGTTTCGGGAAGCTGGATTATCGTGGGGTTCGTTTGGTTTCGATTACTATGAATAGTGTGTCAAATGGTGGAgtggaaaaaaaaaatgcagGAGGCGTAAATTCGACTTCTTCAGCAGATGATTTCGCTGGATGGTCTGGAGCTGATGGTGCTGAGAAACCCAGTGACTCACAGGGGAAGCAGTCCATAGCTG GGATTGTGGGAGCAGGAGTAGCTGGTATCATCCTTGTGTCTGGCCTTACCTTTGCTGCATTGTCAATAAGCAGACGGAGTTCAACAA GAATTAAACAGCAGATGGAGCCCTTAACAGCACAGCAAGAAATGTCAATCGATTCTGACAATCACAATGACACAGTTCAAGAGGAGAAAGTTTTAGATGATAATGAATTCAAAGATAATAGCGGGGAAGAGTTCCAGGCAGGTAAAAGCAAGGATCCATCTTTATATACAGAAAATGTTGGAGCTATTGACAGTAGAATTAGTGGGGATACTGATGATGGCAATCCATCCAGTGTTGGTGTCTTCGTTGATGAGACCCATAGTCAGCATGATTTGGATGACAGGAAAGCTAGTGATGATGCAGTAGTTGCTAGTGAAGCCATATCTGAATCCCCTGAAGCAACCTTTGTGACATCAAGCTATGAAAGTGAGGAAGATAGTCTTGGTGCTGGAAAACCAGAACCAACAACTGAACCAGAACAGAGGAACTATAATGATGACGAAGTTGCTGCTGCATCAGTTATAAATCCAAATTCAACATATGAAATTGATAATCAGGTGGGAGCATCTATTTTGGAAGGACCAGGACACTCCGAAACTTCATTGGACTCCCCTCGTACTGAGCCTTCTAACCTCAACTCTACTGTTAATCCACAATCAGCAGCACTTCTGGAACCCATGATTACACATGAAGTGTATGTAGAGACTCAAAGCTCATTTTCCACCAACAATGTTGACCCGAGTGAAATGCTGGAGGTTCCAAGTGATGGAGATAAGTCACCTTTTGAAGTGCATAAGTCAAACAGAGACGAAGTGCCTGGTACAACTTTGGTTTCAACAACAGCTTATGACCATCTTGGAAACGATTTTAAGGCTATGAATGCAAGCAGATCATCATTTTACTCAACGGATCCTGGTGATGTCTTTACTTCTGCTGGTATTCCTGCTCCATCTACTATTTCTCCAGCTCTGCAGGCACCTCCAGGAAGGGTTTTGGTTCCTGCTTCCTTTGATCAAGTCCAAGGTCAGGCGCTCTCAGCATTACAAGCTTTGAAG GTTATTGAGTCTGATGTTCAACCTGGAGATCTTTGCACTCGGCGTGAATATGCTCGTTGGTTGGTCTCTGCTAGTAGTGCTCTATCAAG AACCACCGTCTCAAAGGTCTACCCTGCAATGTATATTGAGAATGTTACTGATCTTGCCTTCGATGATATTACTCCTGAGGATCCAGACTTCCCGTCTATACAAG GTTTAGCCGAAGCAGGGTTACTTTCCAGCAAACTCTCAAGACGTGACATGCAGTCATCTTTGGATGATGACCAAAGTTCTGTCTTCTTCTGTCCTGAAAG CCCTTTATCACGTCAAGATCTTGTCAGCTGGAAGATGGCCATAGAGAAAAGACAGCTACCAATTGTTGACCAAAAG TCCATGCAGAGAGTCTCTGGGTTCATAGATGTTGACAAGATTCATCCAGATGCATGGCCTGCGCTGGTAGCTGACTTATCATCAGGTGAACAGGGAATAGTGGCCCTTGCATTCG GGTACACAAGACTCTTCCAGCCAGATAAACCTGTGACCAAAGCCCAAGCTGCTATTGCCCTAGCAACCGGTGAAGCTTCTGACATCGTTGGTGAGGAACTTGCGCGCATTGAGGCTGAGTCAATGGCTGAAAAAGCTGTTTCAGCCCATAATGCTCTGGTAGCTGAAGTTGAAAAAGATGTGAATGCAAGTTTTGAGAAGGAACTCTTATTGGAAAGGGAAAAGATTGATGCAGTGGAGAAGTTGGCTGAGGAAGCAAGGAGAGAATTGGAGAGTTTGAGAGCTCAGCGGGAGGAAGAGAATTTAGCATTAATGAAGGAACGTGCTGCTGTTGATTCAGAAATGGAAATTCTTTCCAGATTAAGACGCGGTGTAGAGGAGCAATTACAGACCCTTATGAGCGACAAATTAGAGATCTCCTATGATAAAGAGAGGATTGAAAAGCTTAGGAAAGATGCAGAATTTGAAACCCAAGAGATAGCACGTTTGCAGTATGAGCTGGAGGTCGAGAGAAAAGCATTATCCTTGGCTAG GACTTGGGCAGAAGATGAGGCTAAAAAAGCTAGAGAGCAAGCAAAAGCCTTGGAAGAGGCTAGAGACCGCTGGCAGAAACAAGGCATCAAAGTGGTAGTTGACAATGACCTGCAAGAAGAAGCTAATGCTGGAGTTACATGGCAGAATGCTGGAAATCAGTCTGTTGAGTCGACTGTTAATAGAGCTGAAACATTAGTGGACAAGCTCAAGGAAATGGCTGATACAGTGAGAGGGAAATCAAGAGAGACAATTCATATgattattgaaaaaataatgttgCTGATCACTATGCTTAAGGAGTGGGCACTAAAGGCAGGCAGGGAAACAGTGGAGTTAAAGGATGCTGCCTTGTCGAAGATGGGCAACTCAGTACAAGGATTGCAGCAAAGCTCAGCTGAAGCTGGCTTGGCTTTCAAGGATGGTGTTAAGCGCTTCGCCGATGATTGCAGGGGCGGAGTTGAGAAAATCTCACAGAAATTCAAGACATGA
- the LOC129893803 gene encoding uncharacterized protein LOC129893803 isoform X2, translating to MSSLTTTWCPNSFQLRLAFSSKKPSAVFARMRFGKLDYRGVRLVSITMNSVSNGGVEKKNAGGVNSTSSADDFAGWSGADGAEKPSDSQGKQSIAGIVGAGVAGIILVSGLTFAALSISRRSSTRIKQQMEPLTAQQEMSIDSDNHNDTVQEEKVLDDNEFKDNSGEEFQAGKSKDPSLYTENVGAIDSRISGDTDDGNPSSVGVFVDETHSQHDLDDRKASDDAVVASEAISESPEATFVTSSYESEEDSLGAGKPEPTTEPEQRNYNDDEVAAASVINPNSTYEIDNQVGASILEGPGHSETSLDSPRTEPSNLNSTVNPQSAALLEPMITHEVYVETQSSFSTNNVDPSEMLEVPSDGDKSPFEVHKSNRDEVPGTTLVSTTAYDHLGNDFKAMNASRSSFYSTDPGDVFTSAGIPAPSTISPALQAPPGRVLVPASFDQVQGQALSALQALKVIESDVQPGDLCTRREYARWLVSASSALSRTTVSKVYPAMYIENVTDLAFDDITPEDPDFPSIQGLAEAGLLSSKLSRRDMQSSLDDDQSSVFFCPESPLSRQDLVSWKMAIEKRQLPIVDQKRVSGFIDVDKIHPDAWPALVADLSSGEQGIVALAFGYTRLFQPDKPVTKAQAAIALATGEASDIVGEELARIEAESMAEKAVSAHNALVAEVEKDVNASFEKELLLEREKIDAVEKLAEEARRELESLRAQREEENLALMKERAAVDSEMEILSRLRRGVEEQLQTLMSDKLEISYDKERIEKLRKDAEFETQEIARLQYELEVERKALSLARTWAEDEAKKAREQAKALEEARDRWQKQGIKVVVDNDLQEEANAGVTWQNAGNQSVESTVNRAETLVDKLKEMADTVRGKSRETIHMIIEKIMLLITMLKEWALKAGRETVELKDAALSKMGNSVQGLQQSSAEAGLAFKDGVKRFADDCRGGVEKISQKFKT from the exons atGAGTTCTTTGACTACAACATGGTGTCCAAACTCTTTTCAGCTTCGGTTAGCATTCAGCAGCAAAAAGCCTTCGGCAGTTTTTGCAAGAATGCGTTTCGGGAAGCTGGATTATCGTGGGGTTCGTTTGGTTTCGATTACTATGAATAGTGTGTCAAATGGTGGAgtggaaaaaaaaaatgcagGAGGCGTAAATTCGACTTCTTCAGCAGATGATTTCGCTGGATGGTCTGGAGCTGATGGTGCTGAGAAACCCAGTGACTCACAGGGGAAGCAGTCCATAGCTG GGATTGTGGGAGCAGGAGTAGCTGGTATCATCCTTGTGTCTGGCCTTACCTTTGCTGCATTGTCAATAAGCAGACGGAGTTCAACAA GAATTAAACAGCAGATGGAGCCCTTAACAGCACAGCAAGAAATGTCAATCGATTCTGACAATCACAATGACACAGTTCAAGAGGAGAAAGTTTTAGATGATAATGAATTCAAAGATAATAGCGGGGAAGAGTTCCAGGCAGGTAAAAGCAAGGATCCATCTTTATATACAGAAAATGTTGGAGCTATTGACAGTAGAATTAGTGGGGATACTGATGATGGCAATCCATCCAGTGTTGGTGTCTTCGTTGATGAGACCCATAGTCAGCATGATTTGGATGACAGGAAAGCTAGTGATGATGCAGTAGTTGCTAGTGAAGCCATATCTGAATCCCCTGAAGCAACCTTTGTGACATCAAGCTATGAAAGTGAGGAAGATAGTCTTGGTGCTGGAAAACCAGAACCAACAACTGAACCAGAACAGAGGAACTATAATGATGACGAAGTTGCTGCTGCATCAGTTATAAATCCAAATTCAACATATGAAATTGATAATCAGGTGGGAGCATCTATTTTGGAAGGACCAGGACACTCCGAAACTTCATTGGACTCCCCTCGTACTGAGCCTTCTAACCTCAACTCTACTGTTAATCCACAATCAGCAGCACTTCTGGAACCCATGATTACACATGAAGTGTATGTAGAGACTCAAAGCTCATTTTCCACCAACAATGTTGACCCGAGTGAAATGCTGGAGGTTCCAAGTGATGGAGATAAGTCACCTTTTGAAGTGCATAAGTCAAACAGAGACGAAGTGCCTGGTACAACTTTGGTTTCAACAACAGCTTATGACCATCTTGGAAACGATTTTAAGGCTATGAATGCAAGCAGATCATCATTTTACTCAACGGATCCTGGTGATGTCTTTACTTCTGCTGGTATTCCTGCTCCATCTACTATTTCTCCAGCTCTGCAGGCACCTCCAGGAAGGGTTTTGGTTCCTGCTTCCTTTGATCAAGTCCAAGGTCAGGCGCTCTCAGCATTACAAGCTTTGAAG GTTATTGAGTCTGATGTTCAACCTGGAGATCTTTGCACTCGGCGTGAATATGCTCGTTGGTTGGTCTCTGCTAGTAGTGCTCTATCAAG AACCACCGTCTCAAAGGTCTACCCTGCAATGTATATTGAGAATGTTACTGATCTTGCCTTCGATGATATTACTCCTGAGGATCCAGACTTCCCGTCTATACAAG GTTTAGCCGAAGCAGGGTTACTTTCCAGCAAACTCTCAAGACGTGACATGCAGTCATCTTTGGATGATGACCAAAGTTCTGTCTTCTTCTGTCCTGAAAG CCCTTTATCACGTCAAGATCTTGTCAGCTGGAAGATGGCCATAGAGAAAAGACAGCTACCAATTGTTGACCAAAAG AGAGTCTCTGGGTTCATAGATGTTGACAAGATTCATCCAGATGCATGGCCTGCGCTGGTAGCTGACTTATCATCAGGTGAACAGGGAATAGTGGCCCTTGCATTCG GGTACACAAGACTCTTCCAGCCAGATAAACCTGTGACCAAAGCCCAAGCTGCTATTGCCCTAGCAACCGGTGAAGCTTCTGACATCGTTGGTGAGGAACTTGCGCGCATTGAGGCTGAGTCAATGGCTGAAAAAGCTGTTTCAGCCCATAATGCTCTGGTAGCTGAAGTTGAAAAAGATGTGAATGCAAGTTTTGAGAAGGAACTCTTATTGGAAAGGGAAAAGATTGATGCAGTGGAGAAGTTGGCTGAGGAAGCAAGGAGAGAATTGGAGAGTTTGAGAGCTCAGCGGGAGGAAGAGAATTTAGCATTAATGAAGGAACGTGCTGCTGTTGATTCAGAAATGGAAATTCTTTCCAGATTAAGACGCGGTGTAGAGGAGCAATTACAGACCCTTATGAGCGACAAATTAGAGATCTCCTATGATAAAGAGAGGATTGAAAAGCTTAGGAAAGATGCAGAATTTGAAACCCAAGAGATAGCACGTTTGCAGTATGAGCTGGAGGTCGAGAGAAAAGCATTATCCTTGGCTAG GACTTGGGCAGAAGATGAGGCTAAAAAAGCTAGAGAGCAAGCAAAAGCCTTGGAAGAGGCTAGAGACCGCTGGCAGAAACAAGGCATCAAAGTGGTAGTTGACAATGACCTGCAAGAAGAAGCTAATGCTGGAGTTACATGGCAGAATGCTGGAAATCAGTCTGTTGAGTCGACTGTTAATAGAGCTGAAACATTAGTGGACAAGCTCAAGGAAATGGCTGATACAGTGAGAGGGAAATCAAGAGAGACAATTCATATgattattgaaaaaataatgttgCTGATCACTATGCTTAAGGAGTGGGCACTAAAGGCAGGCAGGGAAACAGTGGAGTTAAAGGATGCTGCCTTGTCGAAGATGGGCAACTCAGTACAAGGATTGCAGCAAAGCTCAGCTGAAGCTGGCTTGGCTTTCAAGGATGGTGTTAAGCGCTTCGCCGATGATTGCAGGGGCGGAGTTGAGAAAATCTCACAGAAATTCAAGACATGA
- the LOC129893803 gene encoding uncharacterized protein LOC129893803 isoform X3: MEPLTAQQEMSIDSDNHNDTVQEEKVLDDNEFKDNSGEEFQAGKSKDPSLYTENVGAIDSRISGDTDDGNPSSVGVFVDETHSQHDLDDRKASDDAVVASEAISESPEATFVTSSYESEEDSLGAGKPEPTTEPEQRNYNDDEVAAASVINPNSTYEIDNQVGASILEGPGHSETSLDSPRTEPSNLNSTVNPQSAALLEPMITHEVYVETQSSFSTNNVDPSEMLEVPSDGDKSPFEVHKSNRDEVPGTTLVSTTAYDHLGNDFKAMNASRSSFYSTDPGDVFTSAGIPAPSTISPALQAPPGRVLVPASFDQVQGQALSALQALKVIESDVQPGDLCTRREYARWLVSASSALSRTTVSKVYPAMYIENVTDLAFDDITPEDPDFPSIQGLAEAGLLSSKLSRRDMQSSLDDDQSSVFFCPESPLSRQDLVSWKMAIEKRQLPIVDQKSMQRVSGFIDVDKIHPDAWPALVADLSSGEQGIVALAFGYTRLFQPDKPVTKAQAAIALATGEASDIVGEELARIEAESMAEKAVSAHNALVAEVEKDVNASFEKELLLEREKIDAVEKLAEEARRELESLRAQREEENLALMKERAAVDSEMEILSRLRRGVEEQLQTLMSDKLEISYDKERIEKLRKDAEFETQEIARLQYELEVERKALSLARTWAEDEAKKAREQAKALEEARDRWQKQGIKVVVDNDLQEEANAGVTWQNAGNQSVESTVNRAETLVDKLKEMADTVRGKSRETIHMIIEKIMLLITMLKEWALKAGRETVELKDAALSKMGNSVQGLQQSSAEAGLAFKDGVKRFADDCRGGVEKISQKFKT, from the exons ATGGAGCCCTTAACAGCACAGCAAGAAATGTCAATCGATTCTGACAATCACAATGACACAGTTCAAGAGGAGAAAGTTTTAGATGATAATGAATTCAAAGATAATAGCGGGGAAGAGTTCCAGGCAGGTAAAAGCAAGGATCCATCTTTATATACAGAAAATGTTGGAGCTATTGACAGTAGAATTAGTGGGGATACTGATGATGGCAATCCATCCAGTGTTGGTGTCTTCGTTGATGAGACCCATAGTCAGCATGATTTGGATGACAGGAAAGCTAGTGATGATGCAGTAGTTGCTAGTGAAGCCATATCTGAATCCCCTGAAGCAACCTTTGTGACATCAAGCTATGAAAGTGAGGAAGATAGTCTTGGTGCTGGAAAACCAGAACCAACAACTGAACCAGAACAGAGGAACTATAATGATGACGAAGTTGCTGCTGCATCAGTTATAAATCCAAATTCAACATATGAAATTGATAATCAGGTGGGAGCATCTATTTTGGAAGGACCAGGACACTCCGAAACTTCATTGGACTCCCCTCGTACTGAGCCTTCTAACCTCAACTCTACTGTTAATCCACAATCAGCAGCACTTCTGGAACCCATGATTACACATGAAGTGTATGTAGAGACTCAAAGCTCATTTTCCACCAACAATGTTGACCCGAGTGAAATGCTGGAGGTTCCAAGTGATGGAGATAAGTCACCTTTTGAAGTGCATAAGTCAAACAGAGACGAAGTGCCTGGTACAACTTTGGTTTCAACAACAGCTTATGACCATCTTGGAAACGATTTTAAGGCTATGAATGCAAGCAGATCATCATTTTACTCAACGGATCCTGGTGATGTCTTTACTTCTGCTGGTATTCCTGCTCCATCTACTATTTCTCCAGCTCTGCAGGCACCTCCAGGAAGGGTTTTGGTTCCTGCTTCCTTTGATCAAGTCCAAGGTCAGGCGCTCTCAGCATTACAAGCTTTGAAG GTTATTGAGTCTGATGTTCAACCTGGAGATCTTTGCACTCGGCGTGAATATGCTCGTTGGTTGGTCTCTGCTAGTAGTGCTCTATCAAG AACCACCGTCTCAAAGGTCTACCCTGCAATGTATATTGAGAATGTTACTGATCTTGCCTTCGATGATATTACTCCTGAGGATCCAGACTTCCCGTCTATACAAG GTTTAGCCGAAGCAGGGTTACTTTCCAGCAAACTCTCAAGACGTGACATGCAGTCATCTTTGGATGATGACCAAAGTTCTGTCTTCTTCTGTCCTGAAAG CCCTTTATCACGTCAAGATCTTGTCAGCTGGAAGATGGCCATAGAGAAAAGACAGCTACCAATTGTTGACCAAAAG TCCATGCAGAGAGTCTCTGGGTTCATAGATGTTGACAAGATTCATCCAGATGCATGGCCTGCGCTGGTAGCTGACTTATCATCAGGTGAACAGGGAATAGTGGCCCTTGCATTCG GGTACACAAGACTCTTCCAGCCAGATAAACCTGTGACCAAAGCCCAAGCTGCTATTGCCCTAGCAACCGGTGAAGCTTCTGACATCGTTGGTGAGGAACTTGCGCGCATTGAGGCTGAGTCAATGGCTGAAAAAGCTGTTTCAGCCCATAATGCTCTGGTAGCTGAAGTTGAAAAAGATGTGAATGCAAGTTTTGAGAAGGAACTCTTATTGGAAAGGGAAAAGATTGATGCAGTGGAGAAGTTGGCTGAGGAAGCAAGGAGAGAATTGGAGAGTTTGAGAGCTCAGCGGGAGGAAGAGAATTTAGCATTAATGAAGGAACGTGCTGCTGTTGATTCAGAAATGGAAATTCTTTCCAGATTAAGACGCGGTGTAGAGGAGCAATTACAGACCCTTATGAGCGACAAATTAGAGATCTCCTATGATAAAGAGAGGATTGAAAAGCTTAGGAAAGATGCAGAATTTGAAACCCAAGAGATAGCACGTTTGCAGTATGAGCTGGAGGTCGAGAGAAAAGCATTATCCTTGGCTAG GACTTGGGCAGAAGATGAGGCTAAAAAAGCTAGAGAGCAAGCAAAAGCCTTGGAAGAGGCTAGAGACCGCTGGCAGAAACAAGGCATCAAAGTGGTAGTTGACAATGACCTGCAAGAAGAAGCTAATGCTGGAGTTACATGGCAGAATGCTGGAAATCAGTCTGTTGAGTCGACTGTTAATAGAGCTGAAACATTAGTGGACAAGCTCAAGGAAATGGCTGATACAGTGAGAGGGAAATCAAGAGAGACAATTCATATgattattgaaaaaataatgttgCTGATCACTATGCTTAAGGAGTGGGCACTAAAGGCAGGCAGGGAAACAGTGGAGTTAAAGGATGCTGCCTTGTCGAAGATGGGCAACTCAGTACAAGGATTGCAGCAAAGCTCAGCTGAAGCTGGCTTGGCTTTCAAGGATGGTGTTAAGCGCTTCGCCGATGATTGCAGGGGCGGAGTTGAGAAAATCTCACAGAAATTCAAGACATGA
- the LOC129894989 gene encoding cleavage and polyadenylation specificity factor subunit 2: MGTSVQVTPLCGVYNENPLSYLVSIDGFNFLIDCGWNDHFDTSLLQPLSRVASTVDAVLLSHSDTFHLGALPYAMKQLGISAPIYATEPVYRLGLLTMYDQYLSRKQVSEFDLFTLDDIDSAFQNVTRLTYSQNHYISGKGEGIVIAPLVAGHLLGGTTWRITKDGEDVIYAVDFNHRKERHLNGTVLESFVRPAVLITDAFNALNNQPSRRQRDQEFLDAIEKTVNVGGNVLLPVDTAGRVLELILTLEQHWTQKQLSTPIYFLSYVSSSTIDYVKSFLEWMSDSIAKSFEHTRDNAFLLRKIKLVINKSALEEAPGPKVVMASMASLEAGFSHDLFVEWAADPKNLVMFTERGQFGTLARILQSDPPPKAVKVTMSRRIPLVGEELAAYEEEQNRIKREEALKATLVKEEESKASVGAEVVTSDSMVIDTNVTHPSSNAAGLHSGAFKDVLIDGFVTPSSSVAPMFPFYDNTSEWDDFGEVINPDDYVVKDDNMEQSSMHVDGDLNGKLDEGSANLILDTTPSKVVSSELTVQVKCSLLYMDFEGRSDGRSIKSILAHVAPLKLVLVHGSAEATEHLKQHCLKHVCPHVYAPQLEETIDVTSDLCAYKVQLSEKLMSQVLFKKLGDYEIAWVDAEVGKTENDMFSLLPLSGPAPPHKTVLVGDIKMSDFKQFLASKGIQVEFGGGALRCGEYVTIRKVGDASQKVGGAAIQQIVLEGPLSEEYYKIREYLYSHFYSL; encoded by the exons ATGGGAACGTCGGTTCAGGTGACGCCACTGTGTGGAGTGTACAATGAGAACCCACTCTCTTACCTCGTCTCCATCGACGGCTTCAATTTCCTTATCGATTGTGGTTGGAATGACCACTTTGATACTTCTCTTCTTCAACCCCTTTCCAG GGTGGCTTCAACGGTGGATGCTGTATTGCTTTCACACTCTGATACATTTCATCTTGGTGCTTTGCCCTATGCCATGAAACAACTTGGTATTTCTGCTCCTATTTATGCTACAGAACCAGTGTACAGGCTAGGGTTACTAACTATGTATGATCAGTATCTCTCACGGAAG CAAGTTTCAGAGTTTGATTTATTCACGTTGGATGACATTGATTCTGCATTCCAAAATGTGACCAGATTAACCTACTCTCAAAATCATTACATTTCTG GAAAAGGAGAAGGAATCGTGATTGCTCCACTGGTAGCTGGTCATCTGTTAGGAGGTACCACCTGGAGGATAACAAAAGATGGGGAGGATGTCATATATGCTGTTGACTTCAATCACcgtaaagaaag GCATTTGAACGGAACTGTTTTAGAATCTTTTGTCCGTCCAGCTGTTCTAATAACAGATGCTTTTAATGCTTTAAACAATCAACCTTCTAGGCGCCAAAGGGACCAAGAGTTTCTGG ATGCCATAGAGAAAACTGTAAATGTTGGGGGAAATGTTTTACTACCTGTTGATACTGCTGGTCGAGTTTTGGAGCTCATCCTGACATTGGAACAG CATTGGACACAAAAACAGTTGTCCACTCCCATCTACTTTCTATCATATGTATCCTCAAGTACTATTGACTATGTAAAGAGCTTCCTTGAGTGGATGAGCGATTCAATTGCAAAATCTTTTGAGCACACTCGTGATAATGCTTTTCTTTTAAG GAAAATCAAGCTCGTGATCAATAAGAGTGCTCTTGAAGAAGCTCCTGGGCCGAAG GTTGTGATGGCGTCCATGGCTAGTTTAGAAGCTGGATTTTCGCATGATCTCTTTGTTGAATGGGCAGCTGATCCAAAGAATCTTGTTATGTTCACCGAGAGAGGGCAG TTTGGCACATTGGCACGTATACTTCAGTCAGATCCACCTCCTAAAGCTGTTAAAGTTACCATGTCAAGGAGAATTCCCTTGGTTGGTGAGGAGTTGGCTGCTTATGAGGAGGAGCAGAACAGGATAAAAAGGGAAGAAGCTCTCAAAGCTACTCTTGTTAAAGAGGAGGAATCAAAAGCTTCTGTTGGTGCCGAAGTAGTCACAAGTGACTCCATGGTCATTGACACCAATGTCACACATCCTTCCTCCAATG CTGCTGGTCTGCATAGTGGTGCTTTCAAGGATGTGCTGATTGATGGATTTGTTACACCATCATCTAGCGTAGCCCCAATGTTCCCTTTCTATGATAACACCTCTGAGTGGGATGACTTTGGCGAAGTCATCAATCCAGATGATTATGTGGTCAAAGATGACAACATGGAGCAGTCGTCAATGCAT GTTGATGGAGATTTAAATGGAAAACTTGATGAAGGATCAGCTAACCTCATCCTTGATACAACACCCTCTAAAGTTGTATCTTCAGAGTTAACA GTCCAAGTCAAGTGTTCCTTGTTATACATGGACTTCGAAGGTCGTTCTGATGGTcgttcaatcaaatcaattcTTGCTCATGTTGCGCCCTTAAAGCTT GTCTTGGTGCATGGATCAGCTGAAGCCACTGAACATTTGAAGCAACATTGTCTGAAACATGTTTGTCCACATGTATATGCTCCCCAATTGGAAGAAACAATTGATGTGACTTCAGATTTGTGTGCTTATAAG GTCCAACTTTCTGAGAAGTTAATGAGCCAAGTGCTTTTTAAGAAG CTTGGAGACTATGAAATTGCATGGGTTGATGCTGAAGTGGGGAAGACGGAAAATGACATGTTCTCTTTACTTCCTCTTTCCGGACCTGCTCCACCCCATAAAACAGTTCTCGTCGGAGATATAAAAATGTCTGATTTCAAGCAGTTTCTTGCCAGCAAGGGCATTCAG GTAGAATTTGGTGGTGGGGCTTTACGTTGCGGGGAGTATGTGACCATTCGCAAAGTTGGAGATGCTAGTCAAAAG GTTGGAGGTGCTGCTATTCAGCAGATTGTGCTTGAAGGTCCATTATCTGAAGAGTACTATAAAATTCGAGAGTACCTATATTCACATTTTTATTCCCTCTAA